The nucleotide sequence TGACGCGACTTCATCTGAAACCTTGTCTGTATTCATACTGGTATGGAGAAAAGTCAGATGGGGCCACCAAAGAGGTGTTTATTAATTAGAGGAATGAAGCGAAAAGTGctgattctttcttctttttgaggAAATCATCTCATGAAATCAACAGCAAGCAAATGCACGCTAAACATAGCAAAACACTTTTGTTGTCACTATGAGCATCCTGCTACAAGACGTGATGGAGTAACATATGATTGTAGGACTTTGGTAGGCATATCTCTCCTGACAGCGGCATGAAGTTTCATTGTGACACTCTGTATGAAGGGGAAACTGCTTCCAGCCTGCAAGTTGTGCCACACGTGCTCAGCTCTTAAAAGCTTCCGGTGACACAGATTGTTCTGGATTTCTGGATTGGATCTACCCAAACACTCAGGCAAGCAAACAGCTTTGAATGTGTCCTGCAATAAGCTTCGGGGGAACGACTCATGCCTTCAGAAGAGTCAGAACACGAGGTGTCTTATTGGGACTTCTTCTGGAAAGAGGAGAAACTGCTACCAGgagctaaaaaaacccagtagaaACCAGCTATGTGAGTCCGTGTGGGAGGTGCACATGCGGTTGTGGTGCATGTCGTTACACTCATTCTTCCGTGAAGATTTACAGACTGCTGAATCATTGCAATCTAGTCTTCCAATGCCAATACTAGATGAAAGAGCTGGCAGATATCCATGCCCCCGACCGCATTCCCATTGATTGAAATCTAAAATTTCTTGCTTTCGGGAGTAAAAAATGACTCTTTCTTCTATAGTGCCTATCCTTACCTCTTTTTCCTGCCTACTGCAGAGAGCTGCACGTCGGGAGCAGCACCTTGCCCACAGGATTTCACTAACAAACATGGGCAGGCATTCTCCCAGCAAGTTGGGCAACCAGTTTCAACGCACTTTGGGTGCCAGCTAGACTCTGATTCAAAACACAGACGTGCACCGAACTCTAAGGCGGCGATTGATTTCTATTTAAGTCACCAGGCTAGGTATGCTTTTTTGGGGAAATGAATGCATGCTGAAAACTGCTGAATCGGGCATCTCGAAAAATCCCATTCCAGATGTACGGCGCTAAACCAAGACACTTTGATTGTTCTGAAGGCAACACATACTGTTGAGAGGTTGCATTTGCTTGGGTTTCGGGGGGTGGGCTCATGTCCCCTGAGGTGCAGGACGCAGTTTCTACACGTCTACCGTTCAGCGAGGGCTTCTGCTAAAAGGTGATTCTCGTTTACATTTCtcagtttgttttctcctttgtttgcttgttttgttctcAAATGTTCCTCCTATTAATGTGTCTTCTGGAACTGCCTGGCCTACTTGAGGCTAAAAATAGCCCTTTGTTGCTACTGCTGTAGCTCCACGCAAGCCACGCAACGCCCACGCTAGGAAAGAAAACCTCATGCCCTGCCGAGCTTCCCTGAAATGACAAGCAGGTGAGAAATCCGTATGAccaaaaagcaggaggaaagacaaatcctgccttcctgctctgcttctgctagGCTTGCTGATGGTGCAAGGTGGGGCAACAGCAGGAAGGCATGTCAATGTTCCAGTTTCCCTCCGCCTCCTCCACGTCCGCCAAGGACAGTAGATGAATGCCACTCACGGAGAGACGAGACAGAAACAATGAAACTGCAGGGATGTGAAGCGGCAAAGACGACGTTTTCGTGTCAGTGTCCAAGCAGTCGTTCTTCGAATTAACTTAACTTGATCGACCTTTTGGGTGAGTATCAGGCTTTGGGTATGATCAGACCAATGCTGCCCATGCTGTCGCACTGCTTCAAAGAGCAGGAGTACCTCCCTGCCACAGCTGAGACGGCTTCAGTGGGCTGTGCCGGTGCTCCCGACGTCTTACAAAGGAAGAGGGCTCTGGGTAGACAAATGCTTTCCTCTGCATTGCAGCAGACAAGACTTAACGCTTCTCAGCCTTAAGCGGATAACTTTACACTGCCGGTCTGCTTGGGCTCCTCAGTCTGCGCGGCCCGTGGTGCGTGCCGGTGAGATGCAAACGGTCTGGGCTTTCTGGCGAGCTCGGGCAAGTCACCTCACTGCTGTGTGGCACCGTGCTCCCCGTCTGTGAAATGGGGGGGTAATGAAGTACCCAGAAACGCTTCTGCAGCTACCTTGGCAACTGAGGCGTGATGCTCCATTGCTCCACAGAGAGGAATTTTGTGCGCGTGGTTCACTCTAGCTCGCGGTCGCCCTTTTTTCCCGTGTTACAGTTAAGGCATATTGGCAAGAGCACTTGACACACTTGTGGGAAGCCAGGACTCTGCGCTCGGTCGTTCGCAGCAGGACAACTCCTGGGTCACCTTTTCTTTGCCCTGCCAGCCAGGAATTTGGCTTGCCTATAGCCGGGGCGGTACCATTCTCACTTCTGATAACACATCTGTGGCTCGGAGGCAAACCTGGCAGAGTTTCCTAACGCAGAGGAAGCGCAAGCTGCTCTCTTGGTGTTCTCACTGAGCTGGCGAGCGGCAGGTTGTTGAGGACAGGCTAAGTCGGGTGCCGTGAGTTCAGAGTggcccggcagccccggctcGGGCGGATGGGGCAACGGACCGTGTTTGAGTCCGGGCCCCCAGGGCTGCGCAGCGGTCTTGGTCAGCAGTCCTGCCCGGTGCCCTGCGCGAGCACGATGGGGCAAGGGGGGACGGAGGCAGCCAGCGCTGCCAGGGCCGGGACCAGGGCCTGGatcccaccctgctgcccttgCCACGGCCGGTGCTCCAGGCTGCGAGGGTCCTCTGACCCAGAGCATCCCCGGGCTTAGGGGCACCAACGCTGTTACGGGGCCCCCCGATCTCATCCCTCTGTGTGTTCGCTTTGTTCCCTGGGTTCATCCTCCTCTCCccgctcccttttttttttgggggggggggggcgggggcgggggctgggggtgtgtgCCGTCGAGCCTGTGGTGATGCTGGGCCAAGCAGGCACTGGAGCTGCAGCTCCCCACAGCGGGGGCCGGGGGAGGAAGAGCAAGAGGGGGGGCTGCCGGACGGCGGCCAGCCTCTGCCTGGCAGTTGCCGAATTTCGGGTGGAAAtgtccccggggcggcggggggcgtgttgctccccgcccccgcggcgTGTGGGAGCGGGAAAAGCGCCGGGGACCGGCGGCTCCGGCACAAAGgagggcgccggggccggggccggggccggggccggggcagcgccgggccgggcggggggggccgtGGCGGTGCCCGGGGGGatcccgctcccgccccgcccagccccgccccgccgctccgctccgcccgcccgcccctccccggccGGCGCCTGTCCCCTCCCTCCGCTccgcagccggggcggggggctgagAGCCGGGTCCGGcggagggggaggcagaggaggagaggcgGGCGATGGGGAAGGAGCCGCGGCGGTGATCCTCCGGGCATCGCGCGGGAGAAGGagggggtggcgggagggggcGAAGAGAGACGAAGCAGGACGGGGGAGGGCGTCCCCGGCCCCCGCCCCTCTCCGCCGCGCCGAGGAGGGAGGGCGGACCACGATGCCCggccggcgggcgctgcccgcccgcccgcatgGAGACCGCCGCCCGTAGCGGGGCTGCCGCGCCGCACCGCGGGGtgagccgggccgggcggggggcggggggccggggtgggcggccccgcggggtgggggggggccggccCCGCGGGCGCCCGCGGCCAGAGGtgcccccggcccgggcccgTGTGCCGGGGCTAGGGGGGGCGGAGCGGGCTCGGGGAGGCGGCCGGAGCCCGGCGCGGCCCTGGGGGCGGCCGggctgcgggggccggggcgACGCGGCCGCGCTCCCGCTGCTGCCGCGGGCGCAGCGGGCCGGGACGCGGGAGCCCGCGGGCTCGCCTTCCTTCTGCCCCCGCGGGCTCGCCTTCTGGCCCTGCGGCACCCCCGGGgcgccccggcagccgagcgggggcagcgcccggggggccggcgggccgTGCGGGGCCGGCGCGGGCTCGCCGGTCGCCGCGTGGCGAGCGGAGGCCGCGGGGCGGCCCGCCGAGGCGAGGGGCGCGCTCGGAGGTCGGTGTTCGGAGGGGCACTGCTCCCGCGAGGAGGCGCCGggcggcccctcgccccgccggggTGCTGCGGGCGCGCCCCTTCCCCGCGGGGAGCTCCCCCGGGAAGGGGGTCCCCGGCCGCCGGCTCCGCTCCCGACCTCGGCGGAGCTGTGCGGGCTGGCGCCTCGCCGGCGCCTGGGTCGCGGTccgcgggagggggggggggcgcgccTTCCCCTCGCCCCGGCTGGCTGCCGGGGCGGCCGGTGGCGGCGTCCGACCGTGTGCGCGGCGGGAAGGTgcgggccgccccggccccgcgagCGGGGACGGGGCGGTGGTTCCCGCCGGCAGGAGCGGCGGTTGTCGGCGGAGGCGGGCGCCGTGTTTCCGCTCCGCCGTTGCCCGGCCGCGCTCTGCTCTCCCGGCCTCTCGCAGGGCTGCGGAGTTGCTCGCTAGCTGGGGAGAAGACTGCGTGCTGCAGCGGGGCGTGAGGGATACTCAGCGTGTATCGACCGCTCCTAGGGCAAAGCGAGCAATAAAACTGAGGGTAGCTCTGACCTTGACACTGCCCATACCAGCAGGCTGAGTGCTGTTCATCTCAGTGGTGCAAGTTCGGACCAGCTTTCTCTGCAGGTACACGTGTGCGGGGGGAGTAGAACCACTGCCGGATGCACCTGAGGATACACCTGAAGGCACATACCAGCTCTGAACAGTGGAAACACAAGGTTTTGCTTGTCTACGTGCTTTagaaatgacatttctgtgctgCATGACATTTTGTCAGTTTTTCCCTTGAAAGCGTGGCTGAAGCCTTTGCCCCACAGCGCCTTTCTGAATTTGCTAAGCCAGGTAAATCACTCATCAAATACTGCGAGCCCAGCCCTGATAGAGCATGTGTCCTCTGTGGTTTTGTCTATGTATTagcctccttctttcttttttccttctcttcacacGTGTAATTAAATAGCTCATTTCCTCGGAGACACATCCCAGGAAACATGGTCGGCTGGGGGTTTTattatttggttttttgttttgttttgtttttcagggctAGGAATGTTCTGGAATGGCAGGTCAGAAGAAGGGCAATACAAAGTAAAGGACCTTTATACAGACCACTTAAGAAGTTCACCACCATGGAAAACAAGGGGGTATCCCATGTAACAAGATCAACAGTCATGTGACAGAGGTCCAAAGGGatgtcttctgttttaaaagtagCTACGTCATACTACTCATGTGGGAAGAGCAGGCTGCCCTTCACCTGCCCCTTTCCGTGCTGTCGGAACAGGGTACCTAAGTGAACCACAGAAGCCTTTGCTGTTTTCCGCACAAGTACCCCGTACCAGCCCTCCTTGGCTGAGTGTGACACCCCAGGTGTGGCCAGGATCCGACCGTGGAATAACTCAGGGTCTCAGAGGTTTCCCTCCATCTACTCGGAGTTTGCAAAtaggcatttgttttctttttcacaaatgttAGTCCCACTAGCTAAATCCCAGGACTGGTTCTAGGATCTCAAGGATGGGTTTTCCATCGCCGTATCCTGCCACAGGTAACGGTGCTCCACCCATCCAGGACTGCCCCAGCTGAGGTCCCCGGCACTGGACTTAGTCAGCCCCTTTCTGAGGGAGGCAGGAGAAGTGGGGGCCTCCTGTGCAGCCTGCCAAAAcagtgctggctctgcagtgctAACAAGGGATGCTGGTTTTCAGCCAGCCATGGCAAACATGCATTCACTCACAAAGTTTATCTGTTATTTGAGAGATGCTGTTTTGTTAGGATACCACTCAGAATACATTCGAGCAGAATCTCACCCTCAAATTGGAATACATTAGGCAGCAGCTGCGAGAGCGTGTGTAACCAATTGtactgcaaatataaaatagaagTTAATTCTCTGTCGAGTGCTGGGAGTGACATAGCCTGTAACATCTCCTTAAGTCAGTGAATGCAACCTGGGGATGCATACTGGTTAAAGATGAGGCTTTACAAATGCTTCTAAAAGCTCAATGTTTCCCGTTACATGGTTCATTCAAAGCACCTAGCAACTTTTCAGGTCAATGTTGGTAGCCTTGTGAGAACAAAAAATCCTCAAGGAGTCATGTGGGAAAATGTAGAAGGAAAAAGCACATCTGTCTTGTTTTAACTTCCAAGCTGGGGTCTGGAttttctaattcttctttttctgggaaggatggggaaaagaaaaaagtttctgcagAAGCATATATCTCCTTCAGAACAGAAGCCTGTGCCCACTTGTGAACATGCCTATTTATTGGTGTCTAGGTATAAAAATGacaggaggcaggaaaaaaatatgcagccGTTTCTTTCTATCGTCTGTGATTTGCTGTCTGGCTGGGACTGCACTTTGCAGGGTTGGAAAAAGACCAAAGAGGTgccaaaggaaaaatgtattaaaatgtaagGTATTTTTATAGACTGGAACTAAACCCAGCATACCTTCCTAGCTTAACTCCAGCCAGATGTACGAACAGACACAAAGTACAGACTGTTTTGATCTTACCtcctccttttattttccattcataaGAAATACCGTGTTTAAATTAGACCACTAGCACCTGAGATTACTGTGCAGGGAATTTCACACCGACAATCACAAAGCATGTGCAGGCGGGGGGATGACCCTCACCCACCATCCCGGGTAACGTGGAGAGGGTCCCATCACAACTTCTGCGGTGTGTTTGCCCAGGCTGAAGACCCCGGGATGTGGTAGGGGAGCCACAGGAGAGGACTTTGCGTCCTTGGAGGGATCCTGCTCAGCTGAGCAACAGGGAATACGATAAATCCGTaaaaaggaacaacagcacttgaaGCTCCTGGTGCAGCACTCGGGGCGGCAGGGTTGGGGCAGCCTTGGGGCTCCCATGGCTCTCTCTGTGCAGAGCATTGCTGACACTGCCAGCACCCTGGCGAGCCCCGCGGACCCGGCTCAGCGCTGCCCCTCTACCAGTTGTACTGGTTTACCAAGGGTTGTATTTACGATAGTGTGTATGTGACAAGAAAAATTGTGATTTATCATGAGAAAGGTGCTTTTCATCGTGAAGGTTATTCGGTGTCCCCAGGGGCACTCCCTGCCGTGGGTCTTCGCCCCTGTGGGTGCGGAGCAGGATATCCCCTTTGCCAGGAGCTGTCCTTGTCCCCCATGCAGCTGGTGTCCAGCCCCCGAGCATGCCGAGGGGCGATGCGGGTCCCCTGCCAGCGCTGAGCTCCAGGGCCAGGCGCCTTCATGTGCTGTGTTGGACCGACCGTCCCGTCCCTGCAGACCTGGCAGGTCGGGGAGCCCCGTGGCCCCAAGTATCCCGGACTCACAGCTGCTCCTAAGTCATTTATTCCGGCTGGAGCTGGGACTGAGAGTCTTCGGGCTGAGCTCTGCGCTCCTGACACCCACCCGTGTCTCGGTCCAAGGGGCTGGTCTGCCAGTGGAGCCTGCAGTAGAACCATAAAGGCTAATTCTCATACGCAGGTAATAAGAGATTGCATTATTGCAATTTTTCACATTGAAGATTAATGAGGGATCATTTCGTGTAAGGAAACAGGAATTTGGAGATGGGTTCTGGTCATTGGTTTTAGTTACTCAGTGGTCATTCTTGACTCATTGCAACTAAAAGTTTTCGTAAGAGAGTCGACTTTAATACACTTGCTGCTTAAAAATAGTAATCAGAATTTGAAATTGCTGAAGTATCTTGCTCAGACATTTTCAAATGGAAtacctttttccttcagaaatgttGTTACAGGTACGGTGAAGTGGATCTGTAACAAAAACTTGTAACGGCTAACATTGAAGTGAAATGTTCAGAATTAGCTTCCTTGTTTATGCCGGGGTGAGTCTACTTCACCGTATTTTCATCTTACAagtatttcttcatgttttaactTCTGATGGTGATTTTGGATGGGAATACTTTTGGACGCAAAAAAATTGTTCCTGTCAGAAAAGCTCTTCTTAGTCCTACTTCCGTCACGTTTATTCTGTTTCTCCTGGCTGTTCTTACTAGTTTCGGCTTTGTTCTTTGAAATAAGGATTACCTCACTGTACGTGTCTCAGCTGATGTCGTGACTAATATATCATGCTAAGAAGAAGGAGCTTCCATTTTGGTACAAGAAATCATCTTCCTGAACTTTTATATAATTTTTGCACTGTGACAATACTCCAAGCATAAACTTTTCTTCCAGTATGAGGAATGGAAAACTGCCCGAGGATTACTCCTGTGGGAATTATTCCTCTTGGAATACTCCAAGGATTACTGTCACGTTAGCGACATCTGCAGATAGCGGAGTTTATCTACTAGTTTCCTATGTATAAAAGACTGCATTCAGTGGCTTTGTACAGATGAATTCGGGCAAGCTTGTAATTACCGGTTTCCTCAGCAGTGAGACGTGAGGAAATCCTAACAGCATGGGAGTGAAGGAAGAAATTACTGCAGACCAAAACTCCTTTCCCGGCTATTCTCTCTCAGCGTCAGATCAGTCATGCGACACGCAGTTAAACTCTCACCTAAGACACAGTGctacagggacaaaaaaaaaaaaaaaaacaaaccaaaccccaacaaccttACTAACTGCCAGTGATTCAAATTTGCCATGCCTTAAGGACACAGATGTTCTGCCTCACATAGTGATTTTGCCGCCCCTTTTCATGGGCTCTACGTGGTACGGTGGAAGAATGTTCTGTCCTTAATAAACGGATCTCTTTTCTGTTTTCGCAGTGGTTTCCCAAGGACGAGGGAAGGGCATGTTCATTGCGCCGTGGGCCTCGTGCTTCCCTCTGCTGTGCAACCGAGAGAAAGGCACGGGCGTGCGGAAACCGTTTCTCGAGACGTGATCTTCTGAAATGTTAGTGTGGGCCTAGCTGGAGCGTACTGCCCTAGCATCACCACTGTCTATAAGACAAATCTTATGAAAAGATCCACTTTAGATGGATGAGTGTATTGGGTtggtgtggcaaggttttggtagcaggggagttacaggggtggcttctgtgagaagctgctagaagcttcccctatgtctgacagagccaaggccagccggctctaagacggacccgctgctggccaaggccgagcccatcagcgatagtggtagcgcctctgtgataacacatttaagaaggggaaaaaagttgcagggggcacagaaacggcagccggagagaggagtgagaacatgtgagagagacaaccctgcagacccccaggtcagtgaagaaggagggggaggaggtgctccaggcgcctgagcagagattcccctgcagcccgtggggaagatcatggtgaggcaggctgtccccctgcagcccacggaggttcacagtggagcagatatccacctgcagcccagggaggaccccacgccggagcagggggatgccggagggaggctgtgaccccgtgggaagcccacgctggagcaggctcctggcaggacctgcggacccgtggagagaggagcccacgctggagcaggtttgctggcaggactcgtgaccccgcgggggacccatgctggagcagtctgtgcctgagggcctgcagcccatggaagggacccacgccgcagcagtttgtgaagaactgcagcccgtgggaaggacccacgccagagaaATTCgtgaactgtctcccgtgggagggaccccgtgctggagcaggggaagagtgtgaggagtcctgcccctgaagaagatgaagtggcagagacaacgtgtgatgaactgaccgtaacccccattccccgtccccctgcgccgctgggcgggtgtaggtagagaatctgggagtgaagctgtgcccaggaaggagggaggggtgggggaaggtgttttaagattcggTTTTATTCCTCCTTGCCGTGCTCTGGTTGATGACTGGcaataaatgaagttaattttccccaggttgagtctgttctgcccgtggtggtaattggttgagtgatctctccctgtccttatctcgacccacgagcccttagttacattttctctcccctgtccagctgaggcggggggggagcgatagaacggctttggtgggcacctggccagggttaacccaccacagtctttttggtgaacatgttctcactcctcatttcatactgacaaaaaaaattaattttgactttgTAGAATTAAATAGTGTTCACAGCTAATATTCTTTGGAATATTTTGCTGTTGCCggaacttttctgcttctcccactccCCTCTTACCCGAAATACGGTGCTTATGAAatgcataattttgcattttatcctGGAAGAGTCTTCGCTCGCT is from Harpia harpyja isolate bHarHar1 chromosome Z, bHarHar1 primary haplotype, whole genome shotgun sequence and encodes:
- the LOC128136649 gene encoding translation initiation factor IF-2-like: MGQRTVFESGPPGLRSGLGQQSCPVPCASTMGAGPGGGGRGGARGDPAPAPPSPAPPLRSARPPLPGRRLSPPSAPQPGRGAESRVRRRGRQRRRGGRWGRSRGGDPPGIAREKEGVAGGGEERRSRTGEGVPGPRPSPPRRGGRADHDARPAGAARPPAWRPPPVAGLPRRTAGARNVLEWQVRRRAIQMVSQGRGKGMFIAPWASCFPLLCNREKGTGVRKPFLET